A DNA window from Micromonospora sp. NBC_01739 contains the following coding sequences:
- a CDS encoding CHAT domain-containing protein: MPDSTAAGAGGTAQSALDTVQRRPREAIMIAQRVLATGDGDERSTAERAIGLALRELNDLPGALRHLRRAVRIAGTARTRALARMSLGYVLANVGRTSAALRAVTAALPELTGADAGRARMQRGVVLHYRGRYDEAVRDYTLAIDTAQREGDLLLEARARNNRGLLNAHRGAPGDVDDLARAAAVFRDLGLDLAAADASWNSGIAAGRRGDIAGALRRFAAVGQEYQRLAVPRPALLLDRFELLLSVPLVEEATEVAAAAIRELRRRGMASDLAEALLAQARAALLAGDLDIATEAAAAAGSRFRRQGRRTWAAFARHVELRAEFRRGTRTAALLTAMVRTADRLEATGWADPALLTRIDAGQLAVELGRTDRAAKLFAVAAGTRGRGTAPRRAQGWYAQARWHRLRGEEPAAARALRRGLAVLDRHRTSLGATELRANSGAYGQELAAEGLDIAVRAGAPTRVLAWAERWRAHSVRTRPALPPDDADLVAALAELRLVSGLLEDAVLTGRPVRALRGRQARLEQRIRDLSRHAAGGPGTLTPPRVHNLAARLGSRVLVELFAHGDRLGAVLVRDGRASLHDLGSLTEATRLTRWHRFGLRRLIVTGDSAAARAAVEHAATALDRQLFDPLRRRLADRPLVIVPVGALHSVGWAGLPTGTGRAVTVAPSAAAWLAAEQQGAPRGTPVLAAGPRLPAGAVEVHRLAQVLPAARLLTGGQATATALTAALDGAAMVHIAAHGAFRADNPQFSTLELADGPLFAYEWEGIARPPGCVVLSACESGLTGVRPGDEIMGFAAVLLALGTRCLIATVLPVPAEPTTALMLDLHRRMHAGVGPAQALAEAQQAFVTGGDPTAPATAAAFVCLGAG; encoded by the coding sequence ATGCCCGACAGCACCGCTGCCGGTGCCGGCGGCACCGCGCAGTCGGCGCTCGACACCGTCCAGCGCCGTCCCCGTGAGGCGATCATGATCGCCCAGCGGGTCCTAGCCACCGGCGACGGCGACGAACGTTCCACGGCGGAGCGCGCCATCGGCCTGGCACTGCGGGAACTCAACGACCTCCCCGGCGCCCTGCGCCACCTGCGTCGGGCGGTCCGGATCGCCGGGACGGCCCGGACCCGGGCCCTGGCCCGGATGAGTCTGGGGTACGTCCTGGCCAATGTCGGCCGCACCTCGGCGGCCCTGCGGGCGGTGACCGCCGCCCTGCCCGAACTCACCGGGGCCGACGCCGGACGGGCCCGGATGCAACGGGGGGTGGTACTGCACTACCGGGGTCGGTACGACGAGGCGGTCCGGGACTACACCCTCGCCATCGACACCGCCCAACGGGAGGGGGATCTGCTGCTGGAGGCCCGCGCCCGCAACAACCGGGGGCTGCTCAACGCCCACCGGGGCGCCCCGGGCGATGTCGACGACCTGGCCCGGGCGGCGGCGGTCTTCCGCGATCTCGGGCTGGACCTGGCCGCCGCCGACGCCAGTTGGAACAGCGGAATCGCGGCCGGTCGACGCGGGGACATCGCCGGGGCGCTGCGCCGGTTCGCCGCCGTCGGGCAGGAGTACCAACGGCTGGCCGTACCCCGACCGGCGTTGTTGCTGGACCGCTTCGAGTTGCTGCTCTCGGTGCCCCTGGTGGAGGAGGCCACCGAGGTGGCCGCGGCGGCCATCCGGGAACTGCGTCGCCGTGGCATGGCCTCCGACCTGGCCGAGGCGTTGCTGGCTCAGGCGCGGGCCGCCCTGCTCGCCGGTGACCTGGACATCGCCACCGAGGCCGCCGCCGCGGCCGGAAGCCGGTTCCGCCGGCAGGGCCGCCGGACCTGGGCAGCCTTCGCCCGGCATGTCGAGTTGCGGGCCGAGTTCCGCCGGGGGACCCGTACGGCCGCCTTGCTGACCGCGATGGTGCGCACCGCCGACCGGCTGGAGGCCACCGGTTGGGCCGATCCCGCCCTGCTCACCCGCATCGACGCCGGCCAACTGGCGGTGGAGCTGGGCCGCACCGACCGGGCCGCAAAGCTGTTCGCCGTCGCCGCCGGCACCCGGGGTCGGGGCACCGCCCCACGACGGGCCCAGGGGTGGTACGCCCAGGCCCGGTGGCATCGGCTGCGCGGCGAGGAACCTGCCGCCGCCCGGGCCCTGCGCCGAGGACTGGCCGTCCTCGACCGGCACCGCACCTCCCTGGGCGCCACCGAACTGCGGGCCAACAGCGGGGCGTACGGCCAGGAACTGGCCGCCGAAGGGCTGGACATCGCCGTCCGGGCCGGGGCACCGACCCGGGTGCTGGCCTGGGCGGAACGGTGGCGAGCCCATTCGGTACGGACCCGCCCGGCCCTGCCACCGGACGACGCCGACCTGGTCGCGGCCCTGGCCGAACTCCGGCTGGTCAGCGGCCTGCTGGAGGACGCGGTGCTGACCGGTCGGCCGGTACGCGCCCTGCGGGGTCGGCAGGCCCGGTTGGAGCAGCGCATCCGGGACCTGTCCCGGCACGCTGCCGGCGGCCCGGGCACCCTGACCCCGCCCCGGGTGCACAACCTGGCCGCCCGGCTCGGTTCCCGGGTGCTGGTCGAACTGTTCGCGCACGGGGACCGGCTGGGGGCGGTGCTGGTCCGCGACGGTCGGGCCAGCCTGCACGACCTCGGCTCTCTGACCGAGGCGACCCGGTTGACCCGGTGGCACCGGTTCGGGCTGCGCCGTCTGATCGTCACCGGGGACTCCGCCGCCGCCCGGGCCGCCGTCGAGCACGCCGCAACGGCCCTGGACCGGCAACTGTTCGACCCGCTGCGCCGACGCCTGGCCGACCGGCCGCTGGTGATCGTGCCGGTCGGGGCCCTGCACTCGGTCGGCTGGGCCGGGCTGCCCACCGGCACCGGACGGGCGGTCACGGTGGCCCCCTCGGCCGCCGCCTGGCTGGCCGCCGAGCAGCAGGGCGCGCCCCGGGGCACCCCGGTGCTGGCCGCCGGTCCCCGGCTGCCCGCCGGCGCGGTGGAGGTCCACCGGCTGGCCCAGGTGCTGCCGGCCGCCCGGCTGCTCACCGGCGGGCAGGCCACCGCCACCGCCCTGACGGCCGCCCTGGACGGGGCCGCGATGGTGCACATCGCCGCGCACGGCGCCTTCCGCGCGGACAACCCCCAGTTCTCCACTTTGGAGTTGGCCGACGGGCCGCTGTTCGCCTACGAGTGGGAGGGCATCGCCCGACCGCCCGGCTGTGTGGTGCTCTCCGCCTGCGAATCAGGGCTGACCGGGGTACGCCCCGGGGACGAGATCATGGGTTTCGCGGCCGTGCTGCTGGCCCTGGGCACCCGGTGTCTGATCGCCACCGTGCTGCCGGTACCGGCGGAACCCACCACCGCCCTCATGCTGGATCTGCACCGCCGGATGCACGCCGGGGTCGGCCCGGCGCAGGCCTTGGCCGAGGCCCAGCAGGCCTTCGTCACCGGTGGCGACCCCACCGCCCCGGCCACCGCCGCCGCCTTCGTCTGCCTGGGCGCCGGCTGA
- a CDS encoding LacI family DNA-binding transcriptional regulator, whose product MPVTIRDVARASGVHISTVSRTFSAPHLVNPETRVRVLACAEDLGYRPNRAARALITGRTHNIGLIIADIANPFFPPLIKAAESQARHRDYHVFVADTNEDAAAEEELVHALAKQVDGVLLCSPRMSNSLIEQLSREVPLVVVNRQLSGLPCVLMDVGQGARSAIEHLAALGHREIALLGGPRGSWTSREIRRAAGAAARAAGAELTVLGPNPPTEHGGLAQAEQVRRAGVSAVLAYNDLMAIGLLEGLDALGVAVPQEVSVVGVDDISLSRLTRPKLTTVATPTAAAGRTAVDMLLQHDTDLPRTGRAGGVGATVGVRRTTAQVMLQTELVIRDSTGPGPYAGRERPGATAAGPGPHRRADPGGPKVAAGDVVAS is encoded by the coding sequence GTGCCAGTCACGATCCGGGACGTCGCACGGGCCTCCGGGGTGCACATCTCCACCGTCTCCCGCACCTTCTCGGCGCCCCACCTGGTCAACCCGGAGACCCGGGTACGGGTGCTGGCCTGCGCCGAGGACCTGGGCTACCGCCCCAACCGGGCCGCCCGGGCCCTGATCACCGGCCGCACCCACAACATCGGGCTGATCATCGCCGACATCGCCAACCCCTTCTTCCCGCCCCTGATCAAGGCGGCGGAGAGCCAGGCCCGGCACCGCGACTACCACGTCTTCGTGGCCGACACCAATGAGGACGCCGCCGCCGAGGAGGAGCTGGTCCACGCCCTGGCCAAGCAGGTCGACGGGGTGCTGCTGTGCAGCCCTCGGATGAGCAACAGCCTGATCGAGCAGCTCAGCCGGGAGGTCCCGCTGGTGGTGGTCAACCGCCAACTGTCCGGGCTGCCCTGCGTGCTGATGGATGTCGGCCAGGGGGCCCGGTCGGCCATCGAACACCTGGCCGCTCTGGGCCACCGGGAGATCGCCCTGCTCGGTGGGCCGCGGGGCTCCTGGACCAGCCGGGAGATCCGGCGGGCCGCCGGTGCGGCGGCCCGGGCGGCCGGCGCGGAGCTGACCGTGCTCGGCCCCAATCCACCCACCGAGCACGGTGGACTGGCCCAGGCGGAGCAGGTCCGCCGGGCCGGGGTCAGCGCCGTGCTCGCCTACAACGACCTGATGGCGATCGGCCTGCTGGAAGGGCTCGACGCACTGGGAGTGGCGGTGCCGCAGGAGGTGAGTGTCGTCGGGGTAGACGACATCTCACTGAGCCGGCTGACCCGCCCCAAACTGACGACGGTGGCCACCCCGACCGCGGCCGCCGGCCGGACGGCCGTCGACATGTTGCTGCAACACGACACCGACCTGCCGCGCACCGGGCGGGCCGGCGGTGTCGGAGCCACAGTCGGCGTCCGTCGTACCACCGCACAGGTAATGCTCCAGACCGAGTTGGTCATCCGCGACTCCACCGGACCGGGCCCCTACGCCGGTCGGGAACGTCCCGGTGCCACTGCCGCAGGCCCGGGCCCGCATCGCCGTGCGGACCCGGGCGGCCCGAAGGTGGCCGCCGGTGACGTCGTCGCCTCCTAA
- a CDS encoding PmoA family protein, translated as MSAEVADQELLVEGIPVARYVLAPDLAAKHGPRPYLHPVRTLAGTPVTDALPADHVWHLGASLAVQDVNGTNLWGGRTYVRDQGYTWRADHGRIVHTGWEHRSTDRLDHRLHWCEPAGEVLLTERRTLTAAADGADRWRLEIDSTLTAPADREVVLGSPATNGRPGGAGYGGFFWRGVAAETPQVFTASLTGEEAVNGCAEPWVAMTGRAPQGGEYTLVFSGLGAGDRWFVRAGMYPGVCVAFAFAQTATIPAGQARHNRYQIVIADGTRTAAEIQRWQPSWSSGGAGDS; from the coding sequence GTGAGCGCCGAGGTAGCCGATCAGGAACTGCTGGTCGAGGGCATCCCGGTGGCCCGGTACGTACTGGCCCCCGACCTGGCGGCCAAGCACGGCCCCCGGCCCTACCTGCATCCGGTGCGTACCCTGGCCGGCACCCCGGTCACGGACGCCCTGCCCGCCGACCATGTCTGGCACCTCGGGGCCTCCCTGGCGGTGCAGGACGTCAACGGCACCAACCTGTGGGGCGGGCGCACCTATGTCCGGGACCAGGGCTACACCTGGCGTGCCGACCACGGCCGGATCGTGCACACCGGTTGGGAACACCGCTCGACCGACCGGCTGGACCACCGGCTGCACTGGTGCGAACCGGCCGGGGAGGTCCTGCTGACCGAGCGGCGTACCCTGACCGCCGCAGCCGACGGGGCCGACCGGTGGCGGTTGGAGATCGACAGCACCCTCACCGCCCCCGCCGACCGGGAGGTCGTGCTGGGCAGCCCGGCCACCAACGGTCGTCCCGGTGGTGCCGGCTACGGAGGATTCTTCTGGCGGGGGGTGGCCGCCGAGACACCCCAGGTGTTCACCGCCTCCCTCACCGGCGAGGAGGCCGTCAACGGGTGCGCCGAGCCCTGGGTGGCGATGACCGGCCGGGCACCGCAGGGCGGGGAGTACACCCTGGTCTTCAGTGGCCTGGGCGCGGGGGACCGGTGGTTCGTCCGCGCGGGCATGTATCCCGGGGTCTGTGTGGCCTTCGCCTTCGCGCAGACCGCCACCATCCCGGCCGGCCAGGCCCGCCACAACCGCTACCAGATCGTCATCGCCGACGGCACCCGAACTGCCGCGGAGATCCAGCGGTGGCAGCCCAGCTGGTCCTCCGGGGGTGCGGGCGACAGCTGA
- a CDS encoding carbohydrate ABC transporter permease — protein sequence MVASTVAPPVAARPQRSRSRSWLRLIILLAIVAVVLYPLIWMIGTSVKSQQEIVSNIGLLPERFTPGNYTDGWSNFDVSFGRFFLNSAMVSLLTVVGNAVSCLLAAYAFARLRFRLRRLWFAVMIGTLLLPAHVLIVPQYILFRTLGLVGGDWPYLPLLIPQFLATEAFFVFLMVQFMRGIPRELDEAARIDGAGAFGIFRHVILPLSRPALVTTAIFSFIWTWNEFFRQLVFLSELSDYTVPVALTLFIDSTSQSAIGPMFAMAVLSLLPVFVFFVAFQRMLVEGINTSGIKG from the coding sequence ATGGTGGCGAGCACCGTGGCCCCGCCCGTGGCGGCCCGCCCGCAGCGCTCACGCAGCCGGTCCTGGCTGCGGCTGATCATCCTGCTGGCCATCGTGGCGGTCGTGCTCTACCCGCTGATCTGGATGATCGGCACCTCGGTGAAGTCGCAGCAGGAGATCGTCAGCAACATCGGTCTGCTGCCGGAGCGCTTCACCCCGGGCAACTACACCGACGGGTGGAGCAACTTCGACGTCAGCTTCGGCCGGTTCTTCCTCAACAGCGCGATGGTCAGCCTGCTGACCGTGGTCGGCAACGCGGTGAGCTGCCTGCTGGCCGCGTACGCCTTCGCCCGGTTGAGGTTCCGGCTGCGGCGGCTGTGGTTCGCCGTCATGATCGGCACCCTGCTGTTGCCGGCGCACGTGCTGATCGTGCCGCAGTACATCCTGTTCCGCACCCTCGGCCTGGTCGGCGGGGACTGGCCGTACCTGCCGCTGCTGATCCCGCAGTTCCTGGCCACGGAGGCCTTCTTCGTCTTCCTGATGGTGCAGTTCATGCGGGGCATCCCGCGCGAGTTGGACGAGGCCGCCCGGATCGACGGTGCCGGGGCCTTCGGCATCTTCCGGCACGTCATCCTGCCGCTGAGCCGACCCGCCCTGGTCACCACGGCGATCTTCTCGTTCATCTGGACCTGGAACGAGTTCTTCCGGCAACTGGTCTTCCTGTCCGAGCTGAGCGACTACACCGTGCCGGTGGCGTTGACCCTGTTCATCGACTCGACCAGCCAGAGCGCGATCGGCCCGATGTTCGCCATGGCGGTGCTCTCCCTGCTGCCGGTCTTCGTGTTCTTCGTAGCCTTCCAACGGATGCTCGTCGAGGGGATCAACACCAGTGGAATCAAGGGTTGA
- a CDS encoding Gfo/Idh/MocA family protein, with protein MSPQPGSRARYAVVGTGARAEMFVRALVHDHADTAELVAFADVNQARMDAHNRWLAELGHPRVPTYHAGDFTAMLAKERVGVVLVTSVDVTHDEYVVAALEAGCDVVTEKPMTTDAARCQRILDAVRRTGRRVTVAFNYRYNPLHEQVRRLLAEGAVGEIGSVHFEWLLDVRHGADYFRRWHRDKASSGGLMVHKASHHFDLVNWWLSATPVQVYAAGRLFFYGENGRRHGYARDYDRAHASPAAEDDPFALRLAEHPRLRELYLDAEAEDGYHRDRNVFAPGVSIEDDMAVLATYSTGATMTYHLTAYAPWEGYRVMVNGSRGRLELEVTESEYVSPAAAGALKGAALHGDQAAAEGGSATLTLRPFWSPPRRIEVDGYTRHGHGGADARMTQVLFGGATDPLHRAATARDGALALLTGLAANRSFETGAPVRVADLLSLD; from the coding sequence GTGTCTCCGCAACCCGGCAGCCGGGCCCGCTACGCCGTGGTCGGCACCGGCGCCCGCGCCGAGATGTTCGTCCGCGCCCTGGTCCACGACCACGCCGACACCGCCGAACTGGTCGCCTTCGCCGACGTCAACCAGGCCCGGATGGACGCCCACAACCGGTGGCTGGCCGAACTCGGCCACCCCCGGGTGCCCACGTACCACGCCGGGGACTTCACCGCGATGCTGGCCAAGGAGCGGGTCGGGGTAGTCCTGGTCACCTCGGTCGACGTCACCCACGACGAGTACGTGGTGGCCGCCCTGGAGGCCGGCTGCGACGTCGTCACCGAGAAGCCGATGACCACGGACGCGGCGCGCTGCCAACGCATCCTCGACGCGGTCCGCCGCACCGGCCGCCGGGTCACCGTCGCCTTCAACTACCGCTACAACCCCTTGCACGAGCAGGTGCGCCGGCTGCTGGCCGAGGGCGCGGTCGGCGAGATCGGCTCGGTGCACTTCGAGTGGCTGCTGGACGTACGCCACGGCGCGGACTACTTCCGCCGCTGGCACCGCGACAAGGCCAGCTCCGGCGGGCTGATGGTGCACAAGGCCAGCCACCACTTCGACCTGGTCAACTGGTGGCTTTCCGCCACCCCCGTGCAGGTGTACGCGGCCGGACGGCTGTTCTTCTACGGGGAGAACGGCCGCCGGCACGGCTACGCCCGCGACTACGACCGGGCCCACGCCAGCCCCGCCGCCGAGGACGACCCCTTCGCCCTGCGCCTGGCCGAGCATCCCCGACTGCGGGAGCTGTACCTCGACGCCGAGGCGGAGGACGGGTATCACCGGGACCGTAACGTCTTCGCCCCCGGGGTCAGCATCGAGGACGACATGGCCGTGCTGGCCACCTACTCCACCGGGGCCACCATGACCTACCACCTCACCGCGTACGCCCCCTGGGAGGGCTACCGGGTGATGGTCAACGGCAGCCGGGGCCGCCTGGAACTGGAGGTCACCGAGAGCGAATACGTCAGCCCGGCTGCGGCCGGGGCCCTCAAGGGGGCCGCCCTGCACGGGGACCAGGCCGCCGCCGAGGGGGGCTCGGCCACCCTGACCCTGCGCCCCTTCTGGTCCCCACCACGACGCATCGAGGTCGACGGGTACACCCGCCACGGGCACGGTGGCGCGGACGCCCGGATGACCCAGGTGCTCTTCGGCGGCGCAACCGACCCGCTGCACCGCGCGGCCACCGCCCGGGACGGCGCACTGGCCCTGCTCACCGGGCTCGCCGCCAACCGGTCCTTCGAGACCGGGGCCCCGGTCCGCGTCGCCGACCTGCTGTCCCTCGACTGA
- the uxaC gene encoding glucuronate isomerase translates to MPTSTRPDLLLPADPGQRALARELYALVARLPIISPHGHVDPALLAEDRPFGDPAQLLIVPDHYLTRMLLSQGVPPAELGVPSRDGTPVETDGRRIWRRFAEHWHLFRGTPSRLWLEQTFTEVFDVDTRLSPATADEVYDALAAKLSEPDFRPRALFERFNIEVLATTESPLDDLGRHAKLAADGWGGPGGRVVTTFRPDNVVDLDFEDWAANIDRLGELTGEDTGTYPGYLAALRARRAAFIAAGATSSDHGHLTARTLDLGAGAARVFDRARRGRAEPGDAEVFAAHMLLEFARMSLEDGLVMQLHPGAVRNHNRWLYARHGRDVGGDIPQATEYVHALAPLLEAHGNDPRLRVVLYTLDEDTFTRELAPLAGGYAALLLGAPWWFLDSPEVLRRFRETVTETAGFYNTAGFVDDTRAFCSIPVRHDVARRIDAGYLARLVAEHRLPMDEAAETMVDLAYRLPKQVFKFGERQQ, encoded by the coding sequence GTGCCCACCTCGACCCGACCAGACCTGCTCCTCCCCGCCGACCCGGGCCAACGCGCACTGGCCCGGGAGTTGTACGCGCTGGTGGCAAGGTTGCCCATCATCTCCCCGCACGGGCATGTCGACCCGGCCCTGCTGGCCGAGGACCGGCCCTTCGGTGACCCGGCGCAGCTGCTCATCGTGCCCGACCACTACCTGACCCGGATGCTGCTCAGCCAGGGGGTTCCCCCCGCCGAGCTGGGGGTGCCCAGCCGCGACGGCACTCCGGTGGAGACCGACGGGCGACGGATCTGGCGCCGTTTCGCCGAACACTGGCACCTGTTCCGGGGCACCCCGTCACGGCTGTGGCTGGAGCAGACCTTCACCGAGGTCTTCGACGTCGACACCCGACTGTCCCCGGCCACCGCCGACGAGGTGTACGACGCCCTGGCCGCCAAGCTGTCCGAGCCGGACTTCCGACCCCGGGCCCTGTTCGAACGGTTCAACATCGAGGTGCTGGCCACCACCGAGTCCCCCCTGGACGACCTGGGTAGGCACGCCAAGCTGGCCGCGGACGGCTGGGGTGGGCCGGGCGGGCGGGTGGTCACCACCTTCCGCCCGGACAACGTGGTCGACCTGGACTTCGAGGACTGGGCGGCCAACATCGACCGGCTGGGCGAGCTGACCGGGGAGGACACCGGCACGTACCCCGGCTATCTGGCCGCCCTGCGGGCCCGCCGGGCGGCGTTCATCGCCGCCGGCGCCACCTCCTCGGACCACGGTCACCTGACCGCCCGGACCCTGGACCTCGGCGCGGGCGCCGCCAGGGTGTTCGACCGGGCCCGCCGGGGCCGGGCCGAGCCGGGCGACGCCGAGGTCTTCGCCGCGCACATGCTGCTGGAGTTCGCCCGGATGTCCCTGGAGGACGGGCTGGTGATGCAGTTGCATCCCGGTGCGGTGCGCAACCACAACCGGTGGCTGTACGCCCGGCACGGCCGGGACGTCGGCGGCGACATCCCGCAGGCCACCGAGTACGTGCACGCCCTGGCCCCGCTGCTGGAGGCGCACGGCAACGACCCCCGGCTGCGGGTGGTGCTCTACACCCTCGACGAGGACACCTTCACCCGGGAACTGGCTCCCCTGGCGGGCGGGTACGCCGCCCTGCTGCTCGGCGCACCCTGGTGGTTCCTGGACTCCCCCGAGGTGCTGCGCCGGTTCCGGGAGACCGTCACCGAGACGGCCGGCTTCTACAACACCGCCGGGTTCGTCGACGACACCCGCGCCTTCTGTTCCATCCCGGTACGCCACGACGTGGCCCGGCGCATCGACGCCGGCTACCTGGCCCGGCTGGTGGCCGAGCACCGGCTGCCGATGGACGAGGCCGCCGAGACCATGGTCGACCTGGCGTACCGCCTGCCGAAGCAGGTCTTCAAGTTCGGGGAGAGGCAACAATGA
- a CDS encoding carbohydrate ABC transporter permease, producing MALTTAPDPTRRGTGSVRPPATRRGTGRIRHGEGLAGYIFLSPWLIGLMGITALPMLLSLYLSFTNYDILTPWSEVEWVGLANYERMFTADPSWWHSVRVTLRFALIAVPLKLAAALGVALLLNRAWRGVGLFRGLFYLPSLLGGSVALAIVWVNMFNREGAFNSFLALFGIEGKPWVNDPDWALETLMVLAIWQFGAPMVIFLAGLKQVPTELYEAAAVDGAGKFRQFVSVTLPMLSPVIFFNLVLETINGFQGFTAAFVLSNGTGGPIDSTLMYTLNLYIAGFTDLEMGYASAMAWVFLIAIALITVVFFSTGRFWVHYSDGEDR from the coding sequence GTGGCCCTGACCACGGCGCCCGACCCGACCCGCCGCGGCACCGGATCCGTCCGACCCCCCGCCACCCGGCGCGGGACCGGACGGATCCGGCACGGGGAAGGTCTGGCCGGCTACATCTTCCTGTCGCCCTGGCTCATCGGTCTGATGGGCATCACGGCGCTACCCATGCTGTTGTCGCTGTACCTCAGCTTCACCAACTACGACATCCTCACCCCCTGGTCCGAGGTGGAATGGGTCGGGCTGGCCAACTACGAACGGATGTTCACCGCCGACCCCTCGTGGTGGCACTCCGTCCGGGTCACCCTGCGCTTCGCCCTGATCGCCGTACCGCTGAAACTCGCCGCGGCGCTCGGGGTGGCCCTGCTGCTCAACCGGGCCTGGCGCGGGGTCGGGCTGTTCCGTGGTCTGTTCTACCTGCCGTCGCTGCTCGGCGGCAGCGTCGCACTGGCCATCGTCTGGGTGAACATGTTCAACCGCGAGGGAGCCTTCAACTCCTTCCTCGCCCTGTTCGGCATCGAGGGCAAGCCCTGGGTCAACGACCCGGACTGGGCCCTGGAGACCCTGATGGTGCTGGCCATCTGGCAGTTCGGCGCCCCGATGGTGATCTTCCTGGCCGGGCTGAAGCAGGTGCCGACCGAGCTGTACGAGGCCGCCGCGGTGGACGGGGCCGGCAAGTTCCGGCAGTTCGTCAGCGTCACCCTGCCGATGCTCTCCCCGGTGATCTTCTTCAACCTGGTGCTGGAGACCATCAACGGTTTCCAGGGCTTCACGGCCGCCTTCGTGCTCAGCAACGGCACCGGCGGGCCGATCGACTCGACCCTGATGTACACCCTCAACCTGTACATCGCCGGGTTCACCGATCTGGAGATGGGCTACGCCTCCGCGATGGCCTGGGTCTTCCTGATCGCCATCGCGCTCATCACGGTCGTCTTCTTCAGCACCGGCCGGTTCTGGGTGCACTACTCCGACGGGGAGGACCGCTGA
- a CDS encoding ABC transporter substrate-binding protein, which yields MHPATHPTSAPDGRTYRTPLLRRRLLRGLLAAVVALPLVGAAAACGGDDAADGKTKISIFWWGGDARNALTVQALDLYTKKNPNVVFETTWQANQGYFDKLATLTAGGNPPDIFQIDDNYLTEYAARNATLDLKKYQDSGDLDTTKFPPSLLQYGEVDGKLAGLAAGENTQGLVYNKTLLTKNGLPEPTTGMSWEEHIAWAEQVSKKTGVPGTQDPSADYKAFWVWLRQQGKDLYSGSDLGFTAEDVTKWFELWKGARDSGATPTPDVIHEGNATDITKQLVVTGKSATSWVWVNQMPELKKNTADELGVIAYPGDPSAQWARASMYWSVFRGSKNADIAVDVINFLVNDPEAVKLLGTDRGLPSNLDLRRVVSDDTTDPAMKQSIEVETKLAETFGAAPQVPIKGHSKVRAELTKAAENAQYGRATPAEAAAQFVAAGKAAIAS from the coding sequence ATGCACCCCGCAACGCACCCCACCAGCGCGCCCGACGGGCGCACTTACCGTACCCCCCTGCTGCGCCGCCGGTTGCTGCGCGGCCTGCTCGCCGCAGTCGTGGCCCTGCCCCTGGTCGGGGCCGCGGCGGCCTGCGGTGGCGACGACGCCGCCGACGGCAAGACCAAGATCTCCATCTTCTGGTGGGGCGGTGACGCCCGCAACGCGCTGACCGTGCAGGCGCTCGACCTCTACACCAAGAAGAACCCGAACGTGGTCTTCGAGACCACCTGGCAGGCCAACCAGGGCTACTTCGACAAGCTGGCCACCCTCACCGCCGGCGGCAACCCGCCGGACATCTTCCAGATCGACGACAACTACCTGACCGAGTACGCGGCCCGTAACGCCACCCTGGACCTGAAGAAGTACCAGGACTCCGGTGACCTGGACACCACCAAGTTCCCGCCCAGCCTGCTCCAGTACGGCGAGGTCGACGGCAAGCTCGCCGGTCTGGCCGCCGGGGAGAACACCCAGGGCCTGGTCTACAACAAGACCCTGCTGACCAAGAACGGGCTGCCCGAGCCGACCACCGGGATGAGCTGGGAGGAGCACATCGCCTGGGCCGAGCAGGTCAGCAAGAAGACCGGGGTGCCCGGCACCCAGGACCCCAGCGCCGACTACAAGGCCTTCTGGGTGTGGCTGCGCCAGCAGGGCAAGGACCTCTACTCCGGCAGCGACCTGGGCTTCACCGCCGAGGATGTGACCAAGTGGTTCGAGCTGTGGAAGGGGGCCCGGGACTCCGGCGCCACCCCGACCCCGGACGTCATCCACGAGGGCAACGCCACCGACATCACCAAGCAGCTAGTGGTCACCGGCAAGTCGGCCACCTCCTGGGTCTGGGTCAACCAGATGCCGGAGCTGAAGAAGAACACCGCCGACGAGCTGGGGGTCATCGCCTACCCCGGTGACCCGAGCGCCCAGTGGGCCCGCGCCTCGATGTACTGGTCGGTCTTCCGGGGCAGCAAGAACGCCGACATCGCGGTCGACGTGATCAACTTCCTGGTCAACGACCCGGAGGCGGTCAAGCTGCTCGGCACCGACCGGGGTCTGCCCTCCAACCTGGACCTGCGTCGGGTGGTCAGCGACGACACCACCGACCCGGCGATGAAGCAGTCCATCGAGGTGGAGACCAAGCTGGCCGAGACCTTCGGCGCGGCCCCCCAGGTGCCGATCAAGGGCCACAGCAAGGTACGCGCCGAGCTGACCAAGGCCGCCGAGAACGCCCAGTACGGCCGGGCCACCCCCGCCGAGGCCGCCGCCCAGTTCGTCGCCGCCGGCAAGGCAGCGATCGCCTCCTGA